The Platichthys flesus chromosome 8, fPlaFle2.1, whole genome shotgun sequence genome has a window encoding:
- the LOC133958576 gene encoding uncharacterized protein LOC133958576 translates to MSLPISDSEEEFQSSEGDVGCIPDTQAHAAEVQSDIDSDTQHQRRSTRVTRKRLAGWPIHRILEALYARKISAPAGLNHEELFEFLSSHDNPDDEAHRSSRAADPASAPPKSKGKAPAKKRCAPPAAPRTADNYTPSKKQKPPGHRPSIEATILSTLQDMKSSLNVMNIRIQTLESNATFPLANVNTPGPSSATSWPVQACVLPADVTPQRTLGTAVPAPSVGTRFFPPAAAISDSLRNHILSGHDVNLVKIILAGSETADKRYVDCGDFSVVLKDSDPRLSKSLTLAEFNVAFGVFRDTICEEAPAYKRGEINMKHPSTPVNVPALSLALSKHPCGSFVNYLITGLVQGFLAGLCWLPKVTHVCKNLQSACKEPEVVDELLSKEVKKGYMIGPLSKLHFPIFRVSPIGIATRKYSNKKRLIIDLSAPHNSTIPSINSLIPKEPFSLFYASVDNAAKMIKLAGVGAWLGKADITDAFKVLPLHPSQWHLFCVKWKSKFYYSVKLTFGCRSSPSIFNTLSEALCWILYNSYKLPFVLHLLDDFLVIDFPSSPPARNITALRNLFSELGVPLSEEKTIGPSTRLEFLGITLDSLLMQASLPQDKLSRIRAAIKYRSTTTIISKRDLLSLLGHLNFAMRIIPHGRSFVSRLIELAYSVQNLNDPVVLDEGCQSDLRFWSVLCEEWNGISFFYNDQVESSDSIKFFTDAAPSVGFGGFYDNQWFADVWPNEIQRLNDQSKSTALYELYPIVVACILWGNSWARKQITVFCDNAATVDIINKGRSKTSIINYLMRRLTWVSVLNNFILRATHIPGHQNSIADALSRFKFQEFKAMCPQAKPSSIPCPAFNQMIII, encoded by the exons ATGTCTCTTCCCATCTCCGATTCCGAGGAAGAGTTTCAGTCCTCAGAGGGAGACGTCGGATGCATCCCCGACACCCAGGCTCACGCTGCCGAGGTCCAATCCGACATCGATTCGGATACCCAACATCAGCGCCGAAGCACCCGCGTCACCCGCAAACGTCTCGCCGGGTGGCCCATTCACCGTATCCTGGAAGCACTGTATGCTCGAAAAATCTCAGCCCCAGCTGGCCTCAACCATGAGGAGCTATTCGAGTTTCTCTCGAGTCACGATAACCCAGATGACGAGGCACACCGCAGCTCACGCGCCGCGGATCCGGCCAGCGCTCCTCCAAAAAGCAAAGGCAAAGCCCCCGCAAAGAAGCGATGTGCTCCGCCAGCCGCTCCGAGAACCGCGGACAATTATACACCATCAAAAAAGCAGAAGCCACCAGGACACAGACCATCCATCGAAGCAACCATCCTTTCAACGCTACAAGATATGAAATCGTCCTTAAACGTCATGAATATAAGGATTCAAACTTTGGAATCAAACGCCACCTTCCCACTGGCCAATGTAAACACTCCCGGACCATCCTCCGCTACTTCCTGGCCGGTGCAAGCGTGCGTACTTCCTGCTGACGTCACACCGCAAAGGACTCTGGGAACTGCAGTTCCAGCCCCAAGCGTGGGCACCAGGTTcttccctccagcagcagcaattTCTGATTCCCTCAGGAATCACATTCTATCAG GCCACGATGTCAATCTTGTTAAGATCATCTTGGCCGGTTCAGAAACTGCGGACAAAAGATACGTGGATTGTGGGGACTTTTCAGTCGTTTTGAAAGACAGCGACCCCAGACTGTCAAAATCACTAACTCTGGCGGAATTCAACGTCGCCTTCGGCGTTTTCAGAGACACGATATGTGAG GAGGCTCCGGCCTACAAAAGAGGGGAAATAAATATGAAGCATCCATCGACTCCTGTGAATGTCCCTGCTCTCTCTTTGGCTCTGTCAAAACACCCATGTGGAAGTTTTGTTAATTACCTCATCACCGGCTTGGTCCAAGGATTTTTAGCAGGTTTATGCTGGCTCCCAAAAGTGACCCATGTATGTAAAAACTTGCAGTCTGCATGCAAAGAGCCAGAAGTGGTCGATGAACTCCTAtcaaaagaagtaaaaaaaggaTACATGATAGGTCCACTGTCAAAACTCCACTTTCCCATCTTCAGAGTAAGCCCCATAGGGATCGCTACcaggaaatattcaaataaaaaacgtCTCATCATCGACCTCTCAGCTCCTCACAACTCTACAATTCCTAGCATAAACAGCCTAATTCCCAAGGAACCGTTTTCTTTATTCTACGCTTCTGTCGACAATGCAGCAAAGATGATTAAATTAGCAGGTGTCGGTGCATGGCTAGGGAAGGCCGACATTACCGATGCTTTCAAAGTCCTTCCTCTTCACCCCTCTCAATGGCACCTTTTTTGCGTTAAATGGAAGTCAAAGTTTTATTATTCCGTAAAATTGACGTTCGGTTGCCGCAGTAGCCCCTCCATTTTTAACACTCTCTCAGAAGCACTATGCTGGATCCTTTACAACTCGTACAAACTCCCATTTGTCCTCCATCTGTTAGACGATTTCCTGGTCATAGACTTTCCCTCATCACCACCAGCTCGCAACATCACTGCACTTAGGAACCTCTTCAGCGAATTAGGAGTTCCTCTCTCAGAAGAGAAAACAATAGGCCCGTCCACCCGCCTGGAATTTCTCGGCATAACCCTCGACAGCTTACTCATGCAAGCATCTCTGCCACAAGACAAATTGTCTCGCATCAGAGCAGCTATCAAATACCGGTCGACTACTACCATTATCAGTAAAAGAGATCTCTTATCTCTACTAGGCCACCTCAATTTCGCGATGCGCATAATTCCACATGGTCGTTCGTTCGTATCTCGCTTAATAGAATTGGCTTATTCTGTCCAGAATCTAAATGATCCGGTGGTCCTAGATGAAGGTTGTCAATCAGATCTGCGCTTCTGGTCCGTGTTATGCGAAGAATGGAATGGTATTTCATTCTTCTACAATGACCAGGTGGAATCATCAGATTCCATCAAATTCTTTACCGATGCCGCCCCTTCTGTTGGTTTTGGGGGATTCTATGACAATCAATGGTTTGCAGATGTCTGGCCAAATGAAATCCAGCGCCTTAATGACCAATCCAAATCCACAGCCCTTTATGAGCTCTATCCCATTGTTGTGGCGTGCATCCTATGGGGAAATAGTTGGGCTAGGAAACAAATTACGGTGTTCTGTGATAATGCAGCAACGGTAGACATCATCAATAAAGGCCGCTCAAAAACATCGATAATAAATTATCTAATGCGACGTCTAACCTGGGTGAGCGTTCTCAATAATTTCATTTTGCGGGCTACTCATATTCCCGGGCACCAAAATAGCATAGCTGATGCTCTTTCTCGTTTTAAATTCCAGGAGTTCAAAGCTATGTGTCCCCAGGCCAAACCCTCCAGCATTCCATGCCCTGCTTTCAATCAGATGATCATCATTTGA